Within Halobacterium jilantaiense, the genomic segment AGGCCTTCGTGATGGGTGAGCGCGCCGACGCCTTCGAGGACGCGGACGACCTCGAAGCGGACCTGGCGGCCGTCGAGGACGTGCTCGCGGACCTGGAGACGGCGCGCGAGCAGGTCGGCGAACTGGCGTCGACGGTGCCGGAGCTTCGCTCGGCGCTCGACGACGCCCACGACGGCGAGTAAGCCCGGCCAGCGCCGCTCGCCCCGATTGCTCGGCGCGGCCAGCCGCGCAGTACGCACAGGCTACCGCGGTTTTCGGGCCGCAACAGCTCCCGGCGCGGCCGCTCCCGTCCGCTACTATTCTGCTGTTAAACGGCGATATCGACGCCCTAGGGCACTGAATTCGGCGAAACTGTCCTGCCAGCTTATCCGGCTCACCGTCGTGACCTGTGCCACACGCCCATGGCAGCCAACAGACGGGTGAGCGGTCATCTGGGGACGGAACAGACTGCAGACGGACGCACCGCACCGGAGCCGGCCCCGAACGGGGTCGTAGGCCCGTGAACGAACACGACGACGAGAGCGACGGAATACGAGTCCCGGAGGCGCTCGACGGCCGCGAACTGCTCGTCGCGTCGAACCGCGAACCGTACACGCACAGCTACGACGACGACGGAGACGTGACCGTTTCCCGGCCCGCCGGCGGTCTCACCGCCGCGCTCGACCCGATTATGCAGGTGCTCTCGGGGACGTGGGTAGCGTGGGGCAGCGGGGACGCCGACTTCGACGTCGCAGACGACGAGGGGCGCGTCGGAGTGCCGCCCGACGACCCCGCGTACACGGTGCGGCGGCTCCACCTCACCGACCGCCAGCTCTCGGGGTACTACTACGGCTTCAGCAACCAGGTGCTGTGGCCGCTGTGCCACGGCATGCCGACGCGAGCGACCTTCGACGACGAGTTCTGGGACTTCTACACCGAGGTCAACGAGACGTTCGCCGACGCGCTCGTCGACTCCGCCGAGACCGACGACCCCGTGGTCTGGTTCCAGGATTACCATCTGGCGCACGCGCCGCGGCACGTCCGCGAGGAGCTACCGGACGCGTTCCTGACGCAGTTCTGGCACGTGCCGTGGCCGTCCTGGGGGACGTTCCGGTCGTGCCCCCAGCACCGCGAGCTACTCACGGGACTGCTCGCGAACGACGTCCTGGGGTTCCACGACGAGACGTACTGCCAGTCGTTCTTCGAGTGCGTCGAAGCGGCGTTCGACGACGTGCGCGTCGACAGGGACGCCGGCGAAGTGGCGTACGGCGGGCACACGACGCGCGTGCAGAGCCAGCCGCTGGGCATCGACGCGGACGCTCACGCCGGCCTCGCAGCGACCGAGGCGGCGGAGTCGTTCTGGGCGTCGTTCGGCGAGCGCACCGACCTCGGCGACCAGGTCGCGGTCGGCGTCGACCGCCTCGACTACACGAAAGGCATCCTCCAGCGTCTGGACGCTCTGGAGTACCTCTGGGCGCACAGCCCCGAGCGCCGGGGGACGCTGACGTACGTCCAGAAGGGCAGCGAGTCCCGCTCGCGCATCGACGAGTACCGTGAACTCCAGGCGGACGTGGAGCGGCGCGTCGAGGAGATCAACGACCGGTTCGGCACCGACGACTGGACGCCCGTCGTGTACGACGCCAGCTACTACGCCCGCGAGGAGCTGGCGGCGCTCTACCGGCACGCGGACGTGGCGCTCGTCAGCCCGCTCCGGGACGGCATGAACCTCGTCGCGAAGGAGTACGTCGCCGCCCAGCTGGGCGACGACGGCGTCCTCGTGCTCTCGGAGTTCGCGGGGGCCGTGGAGTCGCTCGGCGAGGAGGCGCTGGTCGTGAACCCGAACGACACGGCGGCGTTCGCGACGGCCATCGAGGCGGCGCTGTCGATGCCCGAGCGCACGCGCCGCCGCCGGATGCGGGCGCTCCGGCGGCAGGTCCACGGCGAGGACACGGACGCCTGGATCGACCGGCAGTTCGAGGGCGTCAGAGACGACCGGAGCAGCGAGGACGGTGACGGGAAAGCGCCGCGCTGGCAGTCCACGCCGGTCTCCGTCTGGGGCCGCAAGCAGTGGCTCCGCGAGCGATTGCAGGCCGCCGACGGCCTGTTCGTGATGACGGACTTCGACGGCACGGTCGCGGACATCGTCGACGACCCGGAGGACGCCGCGATGCGGGAGCGCGCCCGGGAAGCCCTCGAAGGCGTCACCGCCCACCCGCGAGGGAAGGTCGCGGTCGTGAGCGGCCGCGCCGTCGAGGACGTCCGGGAGCGCGCCGGTGTCGACGGTGCGTACTACGCCGGCAACCACGGCCTCGAACTGGACGACGGCGACGAGGTGTCCGTTCACTCGGGTGCCCGCGGGGCCCGGCAGTGTCTGCCCGAGGTCTGCGAGGCCGTCGAGCAGGCGTTCGCGCACGACGACGTCGTCGTCGAGGACAAGGGCGTCACCGCGACGGTCCACTACCGGCAGGCGGACGTGGACGGCGACCGCGCACGGGCCGTCGTGGAGTCCATCGTCACCGACCACGACCCCGAGCGCGCGCTCCGGCTGACGGCGGGCAAGCAGATCGTGGAGCTCCGGCCGGACGTCGACTGGGGGAAGGGGGCCTGTGTCGACCTGCTGCGGGAGCAGTACACGCCAGACGACGAGTCGTGGCTGACCGTCTACGTCGGCGACGACACCACCGACGAGGCCGCGTTCGAGGCGCTCGACGGGGACGGCGTGGCGGTGGCCGTCGGGTCGGACACGGACGCCACCGCGGCACCCTGCGTCGTCAGCGACCCGAGAGAGGTCACCGACCTGCTCGGCTGGCTCGCCGGCGAGGGGCTCACGAATCTGGAAGCGCCCCGCTGCGAGGACACCGTCGTCGAACTGAACTGACAGAGACGGTCAGCGGCCGCTCCGACCGGCCGCCCGCTGCCAGCAGCCGGTCACTGCCACCCGGCGGTCACTGCCACCCGGCGCTCCCGTCTACTCGTGGGGTGGCAGGCTCGTGTCGCGCGTCTCGACGGCGTCCAGCAGCGCGACCAGCGAGTCCGCGGCGAGGTCGAGGAGTGCCTCGCCGCGCTCCGCGTCGCCGTCGCGCGGGTCGCCGACGACACCGTTCTCACTGAACTCCACGACGTCGACCGCGAGATTCGCGTGCGACGTCCAGTCGCCCCAGCCGTCGCTCGCGCCCGCAGCGGCGTCTTCGACGCGGTCCTCCCGGACGAGGTCCGGGTCGGTGTGCCGGAGGAACGCGGTCTCCAGCGGGCCGGCATGGCCCATGTCGGCGCTGTGGTCGCCGACCGCGTCGAACCACGTGAACGGGACGGCGTAGGCGTCGTCGTGTCGTGCGATGGTCGCACACACCTCGCCGAGCGCGGCGACGTTCCCGCCGTGGCCGTTCACGACGACGACGCGGTCCCAGCCGTGGCTCGCGAGACTGCCGACGACGTCGCGGACGGTCGACCGGAAGGTGTCCGGGGACACCCACAGCGTCCCCGTGAACTGGCGGTGCTCCTCGGAGACGCCGACGGTGACAGGCGGTGCGACGACGACGTCGTCGGTCGCCGTGTCGGCGTCGGTCTCGTAGGCCTCGGCCCCCGCCTCGGCGACGGCCTGCGCCGTGAAGTGGTCGGTTCCGAGCGGGGCGTGTGGCCCGTGCTGTTCCGTGCTGCCGACCGGAAGCACCGCGAGGTCCGTGTCGGCGGCGTCGGCGTCCGTCCACGTCGCGTCAGCGAGCCGCATACCCGGAGCCACGCGAGCCGGTGGCTTGTAGGCTGTCATCCGGCAGCGCGATACGGAACCGCAGAGGCGGGGTTAGTCGT encodes:
- a CDS encoding creatininase family protein: MRLADATWTDADAADTDLAVLPVGSTEQHGPHAPLGTDHFTAQAVAEAGAEAYETDADTATDDVVVAPPVTVGVSEEHRQFTGTLWVSPDTFRSTVRDVVGSLASHGWDRVVVVNGHGGNVAALGEVCATIARHDDAYAVPFTWFDAVGDHSADMGHAGPLETAFLRHTDPDLVREDRVEDAAAGASDGWGDWTSHANLAVDVVEFSENGVVGDPRDGDAERGEALLDLAADSLVALLDAVETRDTSLPPHE
- the otsB gene encoding trehalose-phosphatase; translation: MNEHDDESDGIRVPEALDGRELLVASNREPYTHSYDDDGDVTVSRPAGGLTAALDPIMQVLSGTWVAWGSGDADFDVADDEGRVGVPPDDPAYTVRRLHLTDRQLSGYYYGFSNQVLWPLCHGMPTRATFDDEFWDFYTEVNETFADALVDSAETDDPVVWFQDYHLAHAPRHVREELPDAFLTQFWHVPWPSWGTFRSCPQHRELLTGLLANDVLGFHDETYCQSFFECVEAAFDDVRVDRDAGEVAYGGHTTRVQSQPLGIDADAHAGLAATEAAESFWASFGERTDLGDQVAVGVDRLDYTKGILQRLDALEYLWAHSPERRGTLTYVQKGSESRSRIDEYRELQADVERRVEEINDRFGTDDWTPVVYDASYYAREELAALYRHADVALVSPLRDGMNLVAKEYVAAQLGDDGVLVLSEFAGAVESLGEEALVVNPNDTAAFATAIEAALSMPERTRRRRMRALRRQVHGEDTDAWIDRQFEGVRDDRSSEDGDGKAPRWQSTPVSVWGRKQWLRERLQAADGLFVMTDFDGTVADIVDDPEDAAMRERAREALEGVTAHPRGKVAVVSGRAVEDVRERAGVDGAYYAGNHGLELDDGDEVSVHSGARGARQCLPEVCEAVEQAFAHDDVVVEDKGVTATVHYRQADVDGDRARAVVESIVTDHDPERALRLTAGKQIVELRPDVDWGKGACVDLLREQYTPDDESWLTVYVGDDTTDEAAFEALDGDGVAVAVGSDTDATAAPCVVSDPREVTDLLGWLAGEGLTNLEAPRCEDTVVELN